A segment of the bacterium genome:
TGATGGGGGCAGCGACGTTGTGGGCGTGGCGGGCGCCGCGCGACCCGCGCGGCCGCGGCGTCGCGTTCAACGCGGCACTGGTCGCGCTGTTCGCGGCGCCGAGCTGGCTCGCCGTGTTCCTCACCCTCTACGTCACGCCGAGGCTCGGGTAGCCCATGGGCGCGGGGACCAGACGGGCACGGGACACCGGCGGCGAGCCGCGCCTCGGCCGGGGCCGGCTCTTCTTTGCCGTGTTCGGCGCCGCGATCGCGTGGTCGCTGCACCTGCTCATGAGCTACCTCATCATCGCGACGTTCTGCAACACCGGCTGGCCGGGCCTGCGCGTCGCACTCGTGGCCACGACGCTCCTCAGCGCCGCCGGCGCCGCTGCATCCGGCGTCGTCGCCTACCGCACCTGGCGCGCGCACGTGGGCGGCCAGGCGTGGGACGCTGCGCTGCGCGATCCCCACGGCCGCGCCACCGGGTTCCTGCTGGTCATGGGGATGGTCGCCGCCGGCCTGTTCCTCCTCTTCATCCTGCTCGGCGGCCTGCCGCCGTTCCTGCTGCCCGGGTGCGGACCGGGGGTGCAGGTCGCCGCGGCTGCCGCGTGAGACGCAGGCCCCCACGACCGACCCGGGGACAGGGGCCTGGGCCCGCACGCGACCGCCCGGGAACGGGCCCGGCGAGCGGCCGGGCAGCGCGTCCCCGCCTTCCCTCCCGGCCCGAAGGCGCTATCTTGCCCCGCAGTCATGGACCCCACGTTTTCGGTGACACGGAGAAGCAGCGTATGAGCTACGGCACCGGCCGCACGCCCGCACGTCGGATCATCGTGCGGGCCTCCTTCCTCGCCTTGCTGCTCGCCGCCACGCCGCTCGCCGGCCAGGAGCGGCGGCAGCTCACCGCCGAGGACTACGCACGCGCCGAGCGCTTCCTCCCGGCCAACGTCGCGCCGCTGGTCACGAACGTGGCTGGCTCGCCCACCTGGTTGTCGGACGGCCGCTTCTGGTACAGGCTGCGCACTCACGACGGCGTGCAGTACATGCTGGTCGACCCGGCCCGTGGTCGGCAGGCCACCGCGTTCGACCACGCTCGACTCGCCTCCGCGCTGTCCGCGGCGACGGGCGCCCGCGTGGAGCCCACGGCCCTCGCCATCCAGGACCTCCTCTTCACCGGAGGCCGGCGCGAGGTCGCGGCCACCGTCCGGGGGCAGCGCTGGACGTGCGACGTGGCGGCATACACCTGCGCCGCGGTGGACACGACCCGTCCGCCGTTCCCGCCACCGCCCAATTCGGTGACGTCGCCCGACGGGCGCTGGGCCGCGTACATCCGGGACCACAACCTGTGGGTCAGGGACCTGCACACGGGCGAGGACCGGCAGCTCACGACGGACGGCGTCGAGGACTTCGGCTACGCCACCAACAACGCCGGCTGGTACCGGAGCGATCTGCCCGTGCTGCTCTGGTCGCCGGACTCCAAGAAGATCGCCACGTTCCAGCACGACGCCCGCGGCGTGAGCATGATGTACCTGGTGAGAGCAAACGTCGGCGCGCCGCAGCTCGAGGCGTGGCGGTACCCGTTCCCCTCGGACACCGTGGTCTTCCGGATCCACCGCGTCATCATCGAGGTCGAGACCGGGCGCGTCATCCGGCTGCAGATGCCGCCCGACGCGCATCGGTCCACCATCAACGACCACATCGCCGAAGGCAGCCGGTTCCTGGATGTGCAGTGGTATCCGGACGCATCGCACCTGGCGTTCGTCAGCTCATCGCGCGACCACAAGCATGCGATCCTGCGCATCGCGAACGCCTCGACGGGCGAGGTGCGCACGGTCCTGGAGGAGCGGTCGCCGACGCAGTTCCAGTCCGGGATCGCGGCGTTGGGCGTGTCCAACTGGCGGGTGCTGCCCGCGTCCAACGAGGTGCTCTGGTGGTCCCAGCGGGATGACTGGGGGCACCTCTACCTGTACGACCTGCGTACGGGCCAGTTGAAGCACCAGATCACCCGCGGCAACTGGAACGTCGCCGCGCTGCTCCACGTGGATGAGAAGAACCGCGTGCTCTACTTCACCGGCGTCGGCCGCGAAGAGGGGCGCGATCCTTACTTCCAGCACTTCTACCGCATTGGCATGGACGGCCGCGGACTGCGGCTGCTCACGCCGGAGAACGCGAACCACAACATCGAGGTCTCGCCGGACGGCGAGTACTTCGTGGACACATACTCGACGCCGGTGGAGCCGCCGGTGACCGTCGTTCGCCGCATGCGTGACGGCCGCCTGATGACCGAGCTCGCCCGCGCGGACATCTCGCGCCTGCTCGCGATCGGCTGGAAGCCGCCCACGCCCATCGTGGTCAAGGCCCGGGATGGCAAGACGGAC
Coding sequences within it:
- a CDS encoding S9 family peptidase, which codes for MSYGTGRTPARRIIVRASFLALLLAATPLAGQERRQLTAEDYARAERFLPANVAPLVTNVAGSPTWLSDGRFWYRLRTHDGVQYMLVDPARGRQATAFDHARLASALSAATGARVEPTALAIQDLLFTGGRREVAATVRGQRWTCDVAAYTCAAVDTTRPPFPPPPNSVTSPDGRWAAYIRDHNLWVRDLHTGEDRQLTTDGVEDFGYATNNAGWYRSDLPVLLWSPDSKKIATFQHDARGVSMMYLVRANVGAPQLEAWRYPFPSDTVVFRIHRVIIEVETGRVIRLQMPPDAHRSTINDHIAEGSRFLDVQWYPDASHLAFVSSSRDHKHAILRIANASTGEVRTVLEERSPTQFQSGIAALGVSNWRVLPASNEVLWWSQRDDWGHLYLYDLRTGQLKHQITRGNWNVAALLHVDEKNRVLYFTGVGREEGRDPYFQHFYRIGMDGRGLRLLTPENANHNIEVSPDGEYFVDTYSTPVEPPVTVVRRMRDGRLMTELARADISRLLAIGWKPPTPIVVKARDGKTDLYGLMFTPTQLDSTAKYPIVNYIYPGPWNSSVGSRNFMPARRDHQAMAELGFVVVAIDGMGTEWRSKSFADFYYGNMADNTIPDQIAGMRQLAERYPWIDIERAGIWGHSGGGFATAAAMFRYPDFFKVGVAQAGNHDNRSYEDDWGERFMPPYERTNGSDNWAIQANQLVAQNLRGKLLLAHGAMDDNVSIYNTYLVVDALIKANKDFDLIVFPYARHGFGVDDNYMTRRRWDYFVKHLLGAEPPKEYRIGGPRS